The Miscanthus floridulus cultivar M001 chromosome 6, ASM1932011v1, whole genome shotgun sequence genomic interval AAGGAGGAAGTCGAATGATTTGGATTCGGACAGGCTGTCTCGACAGTAAGAAATCGACATCATCATCTGTCTTTCATGATGGTGAGAGGCAAGATTTCGtggtaaagcacaaaccaagcatAAGTGGATAGCAACTTATACTATGGAGGCAGAGTCTCCTCCCCTCATTTCGCAGCTTCTTTGCTCTGATCCTGATCTCTCTTTCGAAATTGCTACATGATTTGTGAAAAGTGAACAAATAGGTCAGCCACATAAAGAAGAATATGGGTGGTGTAAGCTTTCCCGCCTGATCTTTACCTAAAAAAATGGAAGTAGCTCGATTCCAGTATCAAGGAAAATGGGTTGTATAAATCTTCTTTGAGAAAAAGTTAAACACTAGGAAAAAAGATTCTTTTTAGTAATACTTTATAAGCATGGAAGACCCTAGCAACGTTAGGTATTACTAAAGATGAAGATCGAAGTCCATCCAAGTCTAGAAGTAAGCCCGAGACAAGTGAACAAAGGCTGGCGTAAGCACAAGGGCGAGCTGAAGAAAGCTTTTGAAGAAATTGGTTCTGACGTCGAAGATAGGCTAGCTAGGACTGAAGCTTTGAAGCGGATTGGTACTGCTTTTCCTTTGGGCTCAGGCATGGTTGACAAGCGGGACTTTCCCTTTTTGTTTCCCTTCGGAACTGGAACTACTGCTGGAGCATCCAATTCGTCAGTTACTGGCATGTCTGTGGTGAAAGCACCTTTTTTCAAAGCAAAGGCGCGCAGCGTTTAATTAAATAATGGGCAAATCGGGAGTTTGCAAGCTACGAACTTGTGGTAGTGTAGAAGAAGGTCCGGCATATCGAGGAATAGGAGCCACACCAACCATGAATGGTCGAATCGTCGAGTAGTAAGTAGTAGGGGAAGttaatcttcttcttttttcgaAGCTGTCGGTTCATCCTAGTTTTTGGTGAGTACTTCAATATCTTTACCATCCTTTCCCTTCGCCAGTCTTAGTTCTTAGAAAATCAAGTAAACCACTGCCCAGGATTTCTTTCTGGGGCTCGCCCCATCCTATAATGTTTCACACACCAGAAAAAACCAGAACGAAGCAAGCTTCATGCGTGGTACCAGATAGATGTCATCAAAGACAGATCACTGATTCGGAGACTACCTAATAGTATGATCTATATCATCCAGGTGGAGTATGCATGAAAGAGTCCGAAGCTTCTTTCGTAACTCCCGGAATTTCTTCGTAGTGGCTCCGTTCCATGCCTCATTTCATAGGGAAGCCCAAAGTGGCTCTATTTCATTCTATTTCACTTCCTATCATTTAATATCCATCCCTTTGGTCTTATTGACATAAGAGATGTCATTTATAGTCTATCTCTTTCTATATATGGAAAGTAAAGAAATTCTCATCGAAACATCGAGAAATTGTGCATATAGAAAACtctaaagaaagaaaaaaaggagaCCCATGCCATGATTTTCAAATCTTTTCTACTTAAGTAGTCTAAAGTAGTCTAAGTTTCTCGATGAGGATAATTAATTCGGTCGTTGTGGTCGGACTCTATTATGGATTTCTGACCACATTCTCCATAGGTCCCTCttagatcttctttctccaatCTTGGGTTAGGGAAGAAGGAGATATTCGCGACTACTGGCGGTTTCATTATGGGGCAGCTCATGATCTTCATATCGATCTATTATCCACCTCTGCATCTATTCTTTCTTAGCTAAAGGGGTGGATTTTTCTATTAAGTTCAGTTTAATCGATTGACTGAACAGCCAGCACCAttaattcattcattcatcctgtAAAGAGGATATAGGAGACCGCCCCGAATAGTAGGGGATTGCTGGCACCCTTATAGTGGTCCCCTAAAAAGATAAGAAGAAAAAGATAGAAGAGATTCCTTATATCGATATTGCTATAGTATCTATATATTATCATATAGAAAGAAGCGAAGGGTAGCGATTCGTACTGGCTCCTATCCTAAAAGAAGTGCTTGAACTTTTTTCATATAGAAAGAAGCGATAAGACATGGATCCTATTCTAAAAGATGTGTAAATGTGCCTGTATGCTTTTGTCCTATCGGAAAGGAATCTATTCTAAAAGAAGTGTAAAAGTGCCTGGATACTGGTCGACGTCATGTGATCGCTACTAAAGATAGAGTTTCCTTGGAAAAACCAAGGCCAGTTCAAAGAAGTCTTTCTGCTTGGAGCAAGAAGCGgaacaagaataaaacattctTCATTTATGGATAACCAATTCATTTCATATGTAGGCGCCGGAATCATTGTTTCGGTTGCCATTTTTTTCGCTTATAAAGCGGGGTGGGGTCTTAGAGACCATTCCCACGCATTGAAAAGAGAAATGCTCTCTCAAAAGCTTGAATATAAGCTAAAAATGCTTTTTGAGCAAACTTCAGGTAATGCCCAATTGCCGGAGGGACTCGCACTCCAGGATATAATTAAAAATATGGTTTTTCCTGGGGACTCTATAGAGGAGCAGATTCTGACATTAAATCAGATCTATCTTGATCTGGTCGTTCATGGCCACGCTAGTCACTACTTTATAGACATTCTAAATTATTTGAATTAGCAGTTGCCACACTGTAGGCAACTAGCAtttggttttgtcatggaagtTCGAATTTGTTTTTCGTTGGAAAAACCAACGCCCACCCCTATCTCAAAGTCTCCCTTTCTCTTTTCGGGATTGGGAGCAGATCTGAAAAAGATGGGAAATTCCGCGATGTTCAATAATTTTTTTAGGAGGAGCCCTCGCCGTGTATTGGATTTTGAGCAAGCAAGCGCTAGATCAGCTGAAAGTGCCGCGTGGGATCTCCCAAGGGAGCGCCGTATCTTTCAGTTTGATGAGGCGAGTTTGAATTCCACCAATAGTTCTATTCCTACCACCACAACAAGTTCTGTTAGAACTATGACAGAAAGATCCAATGGTAGTGTAGTTAATGAGAATGATGCGGGTTCAACTGGAGGAATTTATGAAGACCATCCAGGTCTTAACCCGACCGATGAAAGAGTAGTGGAATATCAAGCGGCTATACACGAGGAAATGGAGAGATTGATGATTGGCAGGAATCCCACAGAAGTTCTGGCTGCGGCCGAACGTGTACACGGGGAAAGCAATGATCCAGAATTTCTTCAAGAGCAGTACCAGGATTTAGTGCAAAATGGGACTGCAAGTGAAGCCTTCCGGATAGGAGTGCAGGAGAGCCCAGGAGGAGAAGCCGTCCCAGCCAATCCAGGAGAAGCCGTCCCAGCCAATGGGGATTTCGCGGGCGGCACTGGACCAGTAATTGAAAGCCCATTGGATCAATTTTCCATTCACCCAATTCTGGATCTGAATATAGGCAACTTTTATTTATCATTCACAAATCTATCCTTGTCTATGCTACTCACTCTCGGTTTGGTCCTACTTCTGGTTTTTGTTGTTACGAAAAAAGGAGGGGGAAAGTCAGTGCCAAATGCATGGCAATCCTTGGTGGAGCTTATTTATGATTTCGTGCCGAACCTGGTAAACGAACAAATAGGTGGTCTTTCCGGAAATGTGAAACAAAAGTTTTTCCCTTGCATCTCGGTCACTTTTACTTTTTCGTTATTTCGTAATCCCCAGGGTATGATACCCTTTAGCTTCACAGTGACAAGTCATTTTCTCATTACTTTGGCTCTTTCATTTTCCATTTTTATAGGCATTACGATCGTTGGATTTCAAAGACATGGGCTTCATTTTTTTAGCTTCTTATTACCAGCGGGAGTCCCACTGCCATTAGCACCTTTTTTAGTACTCCTTGAGCTAATCTCTCATTGTTTTCGTGCATTAAGCTCAGGAATACGTTTATTTGCTAATATGATGGCCGGTCATAGTTCAGTAAAGATTTTAAGTGGGTTTGCTTGGACTATGCTATTTCTGAATAATATTTTCTATTTCATAGGAGATCTTGGTCCCTTATTTATAGTTCTAGCATTAACCGGTCTGGAATTAGGTGTAGCTATATCACAAGCTCATGTTTCTACGATCTCAATTTGTATTTACTTGAATGATGCTACAAATCTCCATCAAAATGAGTAAAGTCATTTTGCATAATTGCATAAAAACGAGAACTGGTCTAACAAAAGAGAACTACATATGGTCTGAGACTCACTTCCTTGAAAAGAGGAAGACTAGTTATGTAGGCAGTTACCGTGAAAGAAATGTATCTTTATCGGTTGCTCGACCAAAGCCGGTCAATAAGGCAGATCCGAATGCCACAATACCGGCTGTTCAATTTTAGAAAGGCCCATCTCCTGATTGTCTCAAATCGAATAAAACTCTTTAGCAATTGGTCTGACAGAACGGATGGTAAGGTGGGGGACCCATACCTTTATTCTATTCCCGTGCTTAGAGCGAGTGAATGAAAAGCTACGCCTGCTGCTTGTGTTGATTGAAAAGAAACCTGTCGGGAGACAGATCGATGTAGGCGCTCGTCCACTGTTGGCGGTGCTACACCATAGATTTGTACCTAGGAGCAAGAACCGTGGCTTCAGGATCAGCTAAGGGTTAATGGGGTTTCTGATACCTTCTATTATTCGTTGAAGCAGGTTCTTTGACTCGGTAGGCACAGCTAGAAGTCACACGAGGTACGCCGGATGAAAGTTTCCTTCTTTCCATGATGGATCTGTGGCCACGAAGCCACTAATTGCCGAGCAACGTTTGAGTCATTTTTGTTTTTTAACTCGACTACTCTTTATTGAATAGACGAAACAAGTTCTGCCTGCAACCTAGTCAGACAGAGGCTTACATCGAAGCAAAGTTCAGTGATACTAGAGCTAAGAGCATGGCGTGCACACACATGTGCCGCTCTGTTTGCTTCTCTGCGAACAAAAAGAAATTCAAAACCCTGGAACACGGAGCATAACTGCTTCATTTcttgcacaatctggaacacagCTGACCGCTGTTCCTTCTCCTCCTGCCATGCTGAAACCACTGTCTGGCAGTCAGTCTCCACACACCTTCTGCATCCCCGCTTGATGTGCCCATTCAATCGAATCCCAGCAGGCCAGTAGCTCTATGACGAATGGATCCTGAATATTAGCATACTGCTTGCACTTGGCTCGAATGAACTGGCCTTGATCATCTCTAACAATCATTCCAGCGCCAGCCCTCCCATTCACAAAGTCGACTGCACCATCAGTATTTACTTTAATCCAAAAGTGACGGTTTCCATCTCGGTACTTCTGTCGGTACCACCACATTTGACAATGCAGGTACTTCCAATGCCTTCAACAGCTCCTCGACCAGTTCGACAGATTTCTGTGGTTGATACTGAACTTCCCCATGGTGATAGCTATTCCTGCTCTCCCCCAAATTGTCCACATAATTGAGATCGCCACTGCAGCATCCCTCTTGCTGACCACCTTGTGATCAAGGATATCTTCCGTCCATGTTGCAGGGTGTAAATTCGGCACTTTCAGGCCAAAGTGATCCTTTGCCATACTCCAAAACATTCTTGCATGGTCACATTCCACCAGAGCATGGAACAGGGTCTCCATCTCATGACCGCACAACGGGCAATTACTAGTCTCCTTCATGTGACGTCTTCTCATCTCCCCGCAGCTCGGTAGCCAATTTTTCCCTCCACCAAAAGATACGGATTTTTGGCATTACCTGTAGGCGCCATAATGCTTTCCAGGAAGCCTCTTTACCATCAGCATTACTTGCTAGATGATCATCAGAATTCTTTTGCTCCGACAGTTTCCGGTAGGCTGACCTGACTGAAAACAAGCCATGCCGATCCCAAGCCCAAGCCCAAATATCACTATGTTGTCGACGGGGTCGGGGCATGCTCAAGATCGCTTCTGCATCCGGCACCAGAAACTACTACCCTCAAGAACAGAAAGAATGGAGTGAGTGATGCCCTGGCAGGGTATCAGGAACGGATCATAGCTTCCTTGCCAGAGAGTCAAGTTAAGACTATTCTTGGGAATTCCGACCTGGCTCGCTCAATACAAGCTGACTAAGAGGTTGAATAAGCTGGCCTCGGGCATAGTTTACTAGGTCGGTCGTCCTTGGGCAAAAAAGACCAGGCTTGGAGTAAGAGTGATAAGTACCTGCACCTGTATAAGTCAAGTAATAAGTGGCAAGCTAagcagtagtagtagttcctGTCATTCAATAATCAATCTATACACCAGACTCTGTTGCTTGGTTTGATGGATACCCGGCCTAACTCATGGACATGTTTTTTCATACGTTTGGAAACGAGCTTTGAAGGAAGAATTCACATCCGTTTCATCCACTAGGTAGGCTTATTTTACTAGTCAAGCAAGTATCGGACAACTGCGAGCGAAAGCAAGAGATGTTTCTCGAGCTACAGATGTGATTGGTTGGCCATGCTCCTCTCCTACTAATAGAATAGGGAAATAAGAATCATCAGCTGGGACTTTGACAACGTTGTATGGATAGGCTGGGACGACGTAAGGATTAGCTTATTTTTCTGGCTCGCTCCGAGCTTAGTTTGGTTATATAGGACCAGTTTATCTGCCTGCTTTAGGTTCGAAAGTCCAATTCAGTCTTCTTCACTAAACGCTTTACTCTCAAGATGAATAAACTCGTTCCCTTGCTTGTCCGAGACCTTATTCGATAGTGGTGTACGGCAGATTTCATTACTGTTGCTAATAAGTCAGTAGAATAAGTATGCCGAGCTGCGGGCGCCAATTCCCTTATAAGGAAAGGCTGCAAACAATAGGTTTGGTTTCTGTAGGCAGAGCGCTATCCATTTGCTTATTATTGAAGCAGCCAGGCAGCACCTTATGCACGGGCTCTGCTATCCCCTTATAGCCGGGTTTGCCATCTCAAAATGGAGACTCTGATCAAGAGAAAGCACCCCGCCATATCTAGCTAGCAGGGGGAGGAGGGACCCCCCTTCAATGTGGAGACACGGAAAGGGAAAGGATTGAGTAGGCCGGAAGCCCATTTTCAAATAGGTTGCCTTCAGTAATCCGAGTACGCAAGTAGGGTCTCAGTGATTATGCTAGAAGGGCCAAGTGGAGATGCTAGTGTCTCCTCCTATGTAGAGTTTTCATATAGCATCTACGGAGTCTTCCTTCCATGGTCGATCAGGCCTCCATAACCTACTGTTGTCACATCTGAGAGGTAAAAGCTATCTATCCAATCCAATCCTTCTCCAAAATGCACCATGACCGATCCAATTACTATAGAGCCAGCAACATCCCCTAAAGCCAATGCCACTCTCATCCTTTTTCCAATTCTGATTGTACTGGTAGCATGTTGAAGCTGTGGAATGGTGTTTGTTGGTGAGTAAAGAGCCCATTCTAGAGATGAAGCACCACAATCTAGATTCCAGTTTTTCACTTCGTTCGTTACTTTCCAGCTTCAGAAGCAAGCCTATAGTAGGTAGTAGGAAGGCGAGTGATGGGTAATCTCAGTCGGTAAAGAAAGGTACTAGGGATTGACCTAAAGCTACGACGTTGGAGAAGTTCATAGGTTCACACGTTGAAAGAAGAACGTCGGATTGAGACAAGAAAGCAAGTGCAAGGCATTCAATAAGGTAAGCTAGGGTTGGCAGAGAAGATGGATAGAGAAGAAATATAAAGAATCGAATACAAAACAACTCCGTTGATTGAATGTGAAAGCTTTcggcccttcttctttctcaaCTTTAAAGCTCTTGCTTAAACCAATTGGGAGTCCTCCATCTCTCTTAAAGTTTGAAGTACTCATTTCTTTTTTTCATTCCAATTCATGTCCTGAAGCTTTGCAAGGATCGAATGTTTACCTTTTCTGATTGAGCAATCTCCAATCACCTTAACCAAATTGAGTAGGATAGGCCAGTGGGCTGACCTGCTATAGAGAATTGtttcaaaaagaaaagaagataaaTAGTAGATTTGTCCTCCAAAGCCAGTCTTCATAAATCTATAGGGATCAATCTCACTGCAGGAAAAACAACTGAATGAGAGAGAACTTACTGCTTTCTGTCCTCGCATAGCACCAAGAATACATTCCTGCTGATCAAACAAAGTCTTTCCTCTTTGGTTGGTGATAGTCTGGCGAAGCATTTAAGCTTCAGTACCTGGTTTTCAACTGGTTAGTCAAGTCCTCTATGGCTCCTCGGGCAGGTAAGGGAGTAGAACCTGTACGGATCCTTCCATTCGAAGCAAGTACTGCCTGGCTCCTCCTACGATATATGACTacggccatgtttagattgcaaaaaattgcaacccgatgaatagtagcgctttcgtcttatttggtaaatattatccaatcgtggaccaactaagctcaaaagattcatctcgtgatttccaactaaactgtgcaattagttatttttttttatttacatttaatgctccatgcaagcggctaaaaattgatgtgatggagagagagtgaaaaaacttagaatttggaggtgatctaaacaaggcctacgaTTCCTAGCGTGATTCCTATCCTAAGCATTCCTTCCTAGGTGCCTGAGCGGCTTCCTTTCCTTCCTCGGCGAATAATAatcagtctgttcgtttggctgtggcttgtcgtaaacgatcgtaaatttctagccggaacagtatttttctcacacaaaccagccagcagtacttcgtCACGAACCAGagcaatgatacgaaccagccaaccgaacaggctgaatgctATCAGGAACAGCACTGACAAAGGGGGTTGGGCGAGCTAGAGCGAAGGGAAATAAAGAAAAAGCAGATGATACTATCCCTTTGACGGGTGCCCTTAACGGCTCCTATCTGGTCACCGGGTTAAACAATTGATTCCTCTCAACGCATTCCAGCGGTAAAGTGCTTGTCGTGTTCTTTTTCTAATTCTCTATTGTATTCAAGCAAGAGTCCTTGGCATCCTACGAAAACATGCGCTCGTCATATCGATAGCTCGCAACGGAAGAGGAGGTACTTTCTATTCCAACTGGTTAATCCGATCTATTTTACGGGGCGTACCCATCCAGTGGGGATGACATTTGAAAAGATACCGCTATCGTAAGTGCTACTTATCGCTCGTAGTCTTCGTAGGAATATCAATAAATATCTGAATCGTAGTCATAGGAAGAGCTCATAGTCTCGGAATTGCTCGCCCGACACTAAGGCAATTATCTCTGTTCCCGAAAACCAAGTTCGCCCTGTTCCGCAAGCCATTTGCAACTCCAA includes:
- the LOC136458862 gene encoding ATP synthase subunit a-like, giving the protein MEVRICFSLEKPTPTPISKSPFLFSGLGADLKKMGNSAMFNNFFRRSPRRVLDFEQASARSAESAAWDLPRERRIFQFDEASLNSTNSSIPTTTTSSVRTMTERSNGSVVNENDAGSTGGIYEDHPGLNPTDERVVEYQAAIHEEMERLMIGRNPTEVLAAAERVHGESNDPEFLQEQYQDLVQNGTASEAFRIGVQESPGGEAVPANPGEAVPANGDFAGGTGPVIESPLDQFSIHPILDLNIGNFYLSFTNLSLSMLLTLGLVLLLVFVVTKKGGGKSVPNAWQSLVELIYDFVPNLVNEQIGGLSGNVKQKFFPCISVTFTFSLFRNPQGMIPFSFTVTSHFLITLALSFSIFIGITIVGFQRHGLHFFSFLLPAGVPLPLAPFLVLLELISHCFRALSSGIRLFANMMAGHSSVKILSGFAWTMLFLNNIFYFIGDLGPLFIVLALTGLELGVAISQAHVSTISICIYLNDATNLHQNE